A window of Deinococcus sp. HSC-46F16 contains these coding sequences:
- a CDS encoding diguanylate cyclase encodes MPVTDRRRFPPPTLPEGVGGPASEELRRRLYLAALGAGAVVLALVWLLTWQRGPYDPYVLYAHPLLLLMCLWTAAWLLRRRSLVVAERVVFVANVLAIGAQMALSLIAPEAAALGLASAAYWMLVALSILSYLLLSARGALLVSLGLYALCVALPWTGLALRGRGPGDLPELVRVQLTCGAILVLLYGLAWYRQHFLLERGERLTLEALANTDALTGLPNRRALYAAVERLLEPSGPYSGQPACLILLDLDHFKGINDRYGHNAGDAVLTQAATRLREHLRGSDTVGRWGGEEYLIVLPGADAAGAEQVAERLRREIGHPPFPEVGRVTASLGVAQAEPGDDLDRWVARADAALYRAKATGRDRVCVGGPPPEPVGG; translated from the coding sequence ATGCCCGTCACGGACCGCCGCCGCTTCCCGCCGCCCACCCTGCCGGAGGGAGTGGGGGGGCCTGCGTCCGAGGAGCTGCGCCGACGCCTCTACCTCGCTGCGCTGGGGGCGGGGGCCGTCGTGCTGGCCTTGGTCTGGCTGCTGACGTGGCAGCGCGGTCCCTACGACCCCTACGTCCTGTACGCGCATCCGCTGCTGCTGCTGATGTGCCTGTGGACCGCCGCATGGTTGCTGCGGCGGCGATCCCTGGTCGTGGCCGAGCGGGTGGTGTTCGTGGCCAACGTGCTGGCGATCGGTGCCCAGATGGCGCTGTCCCTGATCGCGCCGGAAGCGGCCGCGCTGGGGCTGGCGAGCGCGGCTTACTGGATGCTGGTCGCGCTCTCCATCCTGAGTTACCTGCTGCTGAGTGCGCGGGGAGCGCTGCTGGTGTCGCTGGGGCTCTACGCGCTCTGCGTGGCGCTGCCGTGGACGGGCCTCGCTCTGCGCGGGCGCGGCCCCGGCGACCTGCCCGAACTCGTGCGGGTGCAGCTCACCTGTGGGGCCATTCTGGTTCTGCTCTACGGACTGGCGTGGTACCGCCAGCACTTCCTGCTGGAGCGCGGGGAACGGCTCACGCTGGAGGCACTGGCCAACACCGACGCCCTGACCGGGCTCCCCAACCGCCGCGCCCTGTATGCGGCCGTCGAGCGGCTGCTGGAGCCCTCCGGGCCGTACTCGGGCCAGCCCGCCTGCCTGATCCTGCTGGACCTCGACCACTTCAAGGGAATCAACGACCGGTACGGCCACAATGCCGGGGACGCGGTGCTGACCCAGGCGGCCACCCGGCTGCGCGAGCACCTGCGCGGCAGCGATACTGTGGGGCGCTGGGGCGGTGAGGAATACCTGATCGTGCTGCCGGGTGCCGACGCCGCCGGGGCCGAGCAGGTGGCCGAACGTCTGCGCCGGGAAATCGGCCACCCCCCTTTTCCCGAGGTCGGCCGGGTGACGGCCAGCCTGGGGGTGGCCCAGGCCGAGCCCGGCGACGACCTCGACCGCTGGGTGGCCCGCGCTGACGCCGCGCTCTACCGGGCCAAGGCGACCGGGCGCGACCGCGTCTGCGTGGGCGGCCCGCCCCCCGAGCCCGTGGGGGGTTAG
- a CDS encoding glycosyltransferase family 1 protein: MTPLPTRMAAPALLVVAHLRWDFVFQRPQHLMTRAARSRRVYYIEEPVFGAHTDHLELHEDPSGVTVVKPYIEEGHSPAESQARTARLLCGLVKEQGLSEYDLWVYTPYELPITAGLTPRVTVYDCMDELAQFKGAPPELREREEQLFEQADLVFTGGYRLYEAKRERHAGAHPFPSSVEVEHFARARQTPQDAPDQRDLPRPRLGFYGVIDERFDIELIGELARRRPEWQFVLLGPVVKIDPADLPRGENLHYLGMKSYGELPTYLAHWDVALLPFALNEATEFISPTKTPEYLAAGVPVVSTPIRDVVRPYGEKDLVRIAEGVNAFEAACAEALAERPTPAGEERRARADAHLSTLSWDRTWRDMSALIERAAAEKQADSALAGVADD, encoded by the coding sequence ATGACCCCACTGCCCACCCGTATGGCCGCGCCCGCCCTGCTCGTCGTGGCCCACCTGCGCTGGGACTTCGTGTTTCAGCGCCCCCAGCACCTGATGACGCGGGCGGCCCGCTCGCGCCGGGTGTACTACATCGAGGAGCCGGTCTTCGGCGCCCACACCGACCACCTCGAACTGCACGAGGACCCCAGCGGCGTCACCGTGGTCAAGCCCTACATCGAAGAGGGCCACAGCCCGGCCGAGTCGCAGGCGCGGACCGCCCGCTTGCTGTGCGGACTGGTGAAGGAGCAGGGCTTAAGCGAGTACGACCTGTGGGTCTACACGCCCTACGAGCTGCCGATCACGGCCGGACTCACCCCTCGCGTGACCGTCTATGACTGCATGGACGAGCTCGCCCAGTTCAAGGGGGCACCGCCCGAGCTGCGTGAGCGCGAAGAACAGCTTTTCGAACAGGCCGACCTCGTCTTCACGGGCGGGTACCGCTTGTACGAGGCCAAGCGTGAGCGCCATGCCGGGGCGCACCCCTTTCCCTCCAGCGTGGAGGTCGAGCACTTCGCCCGCGCCCGCCAGACCCCGCAGGACGCCCCCGACCAGCGGGACCTGCCCCGGCCCCGGCTGGGTTTTTACGGCGTGATTGACGAGCGGTTCGACATCGAACTCATCGGGGAACTCGCCCGCCGCCGCCCGGAGTGGCAGTTCGTGCTGCTGGGGCCGGTCGTGAAGATTGACCCTGCCGACCTGCCGCGCGGCGAGAACCTGCACTACCTCGGCATGAAGAGCTACGGCGAACTGCCGACCTACCTCGCCCACTGGGACGTGGCGCTGCTGCCCTTCGCGCTGAACGAGGCGACCGAGTTCATCAGCCCGACCAAAACGCCCGAGTACCTCGCGGCGGGCGTGCCCGTCGTGTCCACGCCCATCCGCGACGTGGTGCGTCCCTACGGGGAGAAGGACCTCGTGCGAATCGCCGAAGGTGTGAACGCCTTTGAGGCCGCTTGCGCCGAGGCCCTCGCCGAGCGCCCCACCCCCGCCGGGGAAGAGCGCCGTGCCCGCGCCGACGCGCACCTCTCGACCCTCTCGTGGGACCGCACTTGGCGCGACATGAGCGCCCTGATCGAGCGGGCGGCCGCCGAGAAGCAGGCCGACAGCGCCCTGGCCGGTGTGGCCGATGACTGA
- the glf gene encoding UDP-galactopyranose mutase — protein sequence MDSVTSGSSSNGFDYLIVGAGFAGSVLAERLANDGKRVLIVDRRPHIGGNAYDRYDDAGILIHPYGPHIFHTNSKEVFDYLSRFTAWRPYEHRVLASVDGQLLPIPINLDTVNRLYGLNLTSFQVEEFFASVAEKVDQVRTSEDVVVGKVGRDLYNKFFRGYTRKQWGLDPSELDASVTARVPTRTNRDDRYFADTYQAMPLHGYTRMFENMLAHPNIKVMLNTDYREIQEFIPFGHMIYTGPVDAFFDHCYGKLPYRSLEFVHETHAREVFQPTGTVNYPNDYGYTRISEFKYITGQEHKHTSVVYEYPRAEGDPYYPVPRPENQELYKKYAALADARPDVTFVGRLATYRYYNMDQVVAQALATHRKLTGQKTAPEPATVG from the coding sequence ATGGATTCCGTGACCTCCGGCAGCTCTTCCAACGGTTTCGATTACCTCATCGTGGGGGCAGGCTTCGCGGGCAGCGTGCTCGCCGAGCGCCTCGCCAATGATGGCAAGCGCGTCTTGATCGTGGACCGCCGCCCGCACATCGGCGGCAACGCTTACGACCGCTACGACGACGCGGGCATCCTGATTCACCCCTACGGCCCGCACATCTTCCACACCAACTCGAAAGAAGTCTTCGACTACCTCTCGCGTTTCACTGCGTGGCGCCCCTACGAGCACCGGGTGCTCGCGAGCGTGGACGGGCAACTGCTGCCCATCCCAATCAACCTCGATACCGTGAACCGCCTATACGGGCTGAACTTGACCTCCTTTCAGGTCGAGGAGTTCTTCGCCTCGGTCGCGGAGAAGGTCGATCAGGTTCGCACCTCCGAGGACGTGGTCGTGGGCAAGGTCGGGCGCGACCTGTACAACAAGTTTTTCCGGGGCTACACCCGCAAACAGTGGGGGCTGGACCCCAGCGAACTCGACGCTTCGGTGACGGCCCGCGTGCCCACCCGCACCAACCGCGACGACCGCTACTTCGCAGACACCTACCAGGCAATGCCGCTGCACGGCTACACCCGGATGTTCGAGAACATGCTCGCGCACCCGAATATCAAGGTGATGCTGAACACCGACTACCGGGAGATTCAGGAGTTCATCCCCTTCGGGCACATGATCTACACCGGGCCGGTGGACGCCTTCTTCGACCACTGCTACGGCAAGCTGCCCTACCGCAGCCTGGAGTTCGTCCACGAGACCCATGCCCGCGAGGTGTTCCAGCCCACCGGCACGGTGAATTACCCCAACGACTACGGGTACACCCGCATCAGCGAGTTCAAGTACATCACCGGGCAGGAGCACAAGCACACCTCGGTGGTCTACGAGTACCCCCGCGCCGAGGGCGATCCCTACTACCCGGTGCCGCGCCCCGAGAACCAGGAACTGTACAAGAAGTATGCGGCGCTGGCCGACGCCCGCCCCGACGTGACCTTCGTGGGCCGCCTCGCCACCTACCGCTACTACAACATGGACCAAGTGGTGGCCCAGGCCCTCGCCACCCACCGCAAGCTGACCGGGCAGAAGACGGCGCCCGAACCCGCAACGGTCGGCTGA
- a CDS encoding tryptophan 2,3-dioxygenase: MTSSPTPDPPAPDRDSPEQARLDFTRRLSYGDYLHLDTLLAAHQPVTQAHDEHLFITVHHVSELWLSLIVRELRAAMEQLAAGITDAPLKGLTRVVRAQEQLTAAWEVLKTMTPADYLQFRWAFGEASGFQSAGYRMVEVLLGNRNPTLLKPHAHRPDLHGPLEEALHAPSVYDLTLRLVAARGLPIPAEVLERDPTRPHGAHPAVLEAWLTVYRDPERYWDLYELAEKLLDVEDNFRAWRFNHLTTVERTIGFKRGSGGTSGAGYLRRALEVVLFPELWDVRTNL, from the coding sequence ATGACCTCCTCCCCTACCCCTGACCCGCCCGCCCCGGACCGGGACTCGCCCGAGCAGGCCCGGCTGGACTTCACCCGCCGCCTGAGCTACGGCGACTACCTGCACCTCGACACGTTGCTCGCGGCGCACCAGCCGGTTACCCAGGCGCATGACGAGCACCTCTTCATCACGGTGCACCACGTTTCGGAACTGTGGCTCTCCCTGATCGTGCGCGAGCTGCGGGCGGCGATGGAGCAACTCGCGGCGGGCATCACCGACGCGCCCCTCAAGGGCCTCACGCGGGTGGTACGGGCACAGGAGCAGCTCACGGCCGCCTGGGAGGTCCTCAAGACGATGACCCCGGCGGATTACCTGCAGTTTCGCTGGGCCTTCGGGGAAGCGTCGGGCTTTCAGTCGGCGGGCTACCGGATGGTGGAGGTGCTGCTGGGCAACCGCAACCCCACCCTCTTGAAACCCCACGCCCACCGCCCCGACCTGCACGGCCCGCTGGAGGAGGCGCTGCACGCCCCCAGCGTGTACGACCTGACCCTGCGCCTGGTCGCCGCCCGTGGCTTGCCCATCCCCGCCGAGGTGCTGGAGCGCGATCCGACCCGCCCGCACGGGGCGCACCCCGCCGTGCTGGAGGCCTGGCTGACGGTCTACCGCGACCCCGAGCGCTACTGGGACCTGTACGAGCTGGCCGAGAAGCTGCTCGATGTGGAGGACAATTTCCGGGCGTGGCGCTTCAATCACCTCACGACGGTCGAGCGCACCATCGGCTTCAAGCGCGGCAGCGGAGGCACCAGCGGGGCGGGCTACCTGCGCCGGGCACTGGAGGTCGTGCTGTTTCCGGAGTTGTGGGACGTGCGGACGAATCTCTAA
- a CDS encoding GMC family oxidoreductase — translation MSQPAPLTPTQRRTLRALTDTFVPALRRPSDPHAPHSQHFYATPGSATGSPDLAAQVLAGLPEAGRRDAERLLDVLARAGLRPETPLALREGLLRGLARLSPQAAQGIAGLRRLLLMLTYAHPGAEGAPNPFWRQFGYAGPTFTEAATERDVPTLTPEEGETLEADVVVVGSGAGGGVIAGELAGAGLRVLVLEAGRQHADAELGRSELWAYQNLYWRGGFTPTADANVSLIAGRTLGGGTTVNWMNCVRTPPEVRREWAHAGLEGVDGPEFDTDIGAVMERIGATDQASEYNGTHQRMLEGALRLGYRWRRAYRNVDLARHDPRHAGHIGFGDATGAKQSTLKTYLKDAAARGARIVEGATADRILTEGGRAAGVAVTVQTDSGPRQVTVRAPQVVVAGGALETPALLLRSGLGGPAAGKHLHLHPCGALTGVFAGEQDAWWGATQAAIVDEFAGRTEGFGYLIETSQYTTGLFASAAAWPGGAAHKTLMADHARSVTLIHLTRDRGSGEVTLDERGQPRVTYAVTDPLDVENYWHGQGTVARILAAAGAERISALADGVRPWQRGEDLGAWIAGLRRLSIGRGGHAVFSAHQMGSARMGQDPQTSVADPRGELHGTPGVWIGDSSAFPTSSGANPMVSVMALARRTARFIAQEAGASAQRKPEAVTAGSSGDPSP, via the coding sequence ATGTCCCAGCCTGCTCCCCTGACCCCCACCCAGCGCCGGACCCTGCGGGCGCTGACCGACACCTTCGTGCCCGCGCTGCGGCGCCCTTCCGACCCGCACGCCCCCCACAGCCAGCACTTCTATGCCACCCCCGGCAGCGCGACCGGCTCGCCCGACCTCGCCGCCCAGGTTCTTGCCGGGTTGCCGGAAGCCGGGCGCAGGGACGCCGAGCGCCTGCTGGACGTGCTGGCCCGCGCGGGCCTGCGCCCGGAAACGCCGCTGGCGCTGCGTGAGGGCCTACTGCGCGGCCTGGCCCGCCTCAGCCCGCAGGCAGCGCAGGGGATCGCCGGGCTGCGCCGCCTCCTCCTGATGCTGACCTACGCGCACCCCGGCGCCGAGGGCGCTCCGAACCCCTTCTGGCGGCAGTTCGGCTACGCGGGGCCGACCTTCACGGAAGCGGCGACCGAGCGCGACGTGCCCACGCTGACCCCGGAGGAGGGCGAGACGCTGGAGGCCGACGTGGTGGTCGTCGGCTCCGGGGCGGGCGGCGGGGTGATCGCGGGCGAGCTCGCCGGGGCGGGCCTGCGGGTGCTCGTGCTGGAGGCGGGGAGGCAGCACGCCGACGCCGAACTCGGCCGCTCGGAACTGTGGGCCTACCAGAACCTCTACTGGCGCGGGGGCTTCACCCCAACCGCCGACGCCAACGTCTCGCTGATCGCCGGGCGCACCCTGGGCGGCGGCACGACCGTCAACTGGATGAACTGCGTCCGCACCCCGCCCGAAGTGCGGCGCGAGTGGGCACACGCCGGGCTAGAGGGAGTGGACGGCCCCGAGTTCGACACCGATATCGGCGCCGTGATGGAGCGCATCGGGGCCACCGACCAGGCCAGCGAGTACAACGGCACCCACCAGCGGATGCTGGAAGGAGCGCTGCGGCTGGGTTACCGCTGGCGCCGGGCCTACCGCAACGTGGACCTTGCCCGGCACGATCCCCGGCACGCCGGGCACATCGGCTTCGGGGACGCGACGGGCGCGAAGCAGAGCACCCTCAAGACCTACCTCAAGGACGCCGCAGCGCGGGGTGCCCGCATCGTGGAGGGGGCAACCGCCGACCGCATCCTGACCGAAGGGGGGCGGGCGGCGGGGGTCGCGGTGACCGTGCAGACGGACAGTGGCCCCCGGCAGGTCACCGTGCGGGCGCCGCAGGTCGTCGTGGCGGGAGGGGCGTTGGAAACGCCCGCCCTGCTGCTGCGCTCGGGGCTGGGGGGACCAGCCGCCGGAAAGCACCTGCACCTCCACCCCTGCGGAGCGCTGACGGGCGTATTCGCGGGTGAGCAGGACGCCTGGTGGGGCGCGACCCAAGCCGCCATCGTGGACGAGTTCGCGGGCCGCACGGAAGGTTTCGGTTACCTGATCGAGACGAGCCAGTACACCACCGGCCTCTTCGCGTCGGCGGCGGCGTGGCCCGGCGGCGCGGCGCACAAGACCCTGATGGCCGACCACGCCCGCAGCGTGACCCTGATTCACCTGACCCGCGACCGGGGGAGCGGCGAGGTCACTCTGGACGAGCGCGGCCAGCCCCGCGTGACCTATGCGGTGACCGACCCCCTCGACGTGGAGAACTACTGGCACGGCCAGGGCACGGTTGCCCGGATTCTGGCGGCGGCCGGGGCCGAGCGCATCTCCGCGCTGGCCGACGGGGTGCGGCCCTGGCAGCGCGGCGAGGACCTGGGGGCCTGGATCGCCGGGCTGCGCCGACTTTCCATCGGGCGCGGCGGGCACGCGGTCTTCAGCGCCCACCAGATGGGCAGCGCCCGCATGGGCCAGGACCCGCAGACCAGCGTGGCCGATCCGCGCGGCGAGCTGCACGGCACGCCCGGCGTCTGGATCGGGGATTCAAGTGCTTTTCCGACCTCCTCGGGTGCCAACCCGATGGTCAGCGTGATGGCGCTGGCCCGGCGCACGGCCCGCTTCATCGCGCAGGAGGCGGGGGCGTCGGCCCAGCGGAAGCCGGAGGCGGTGACGGCAGGCTCAAGCGGAGACCCATCCCCCTAG
- a CDS encoding VOC family protein: MASPILDLAGVTLEVNHLPRGVRFYTQVLGLTLLEHDEGRGVAQFRVNDAQTLTLWKPITRQPNDPRLAPLHVRGASHLHYAWQIQPHELDRCKALLDEHGLGWQEIDLGTPERPDPTVYFFDPFGHGLELRGVDLADGRQPAYPPTPGDGERGPHALPVLGLREVALAFGDYPAMKERLPRAYGFAFAKEQPDRDFAQFTLGPDPEPDGNGTPRRWLYAWDPQVGLADMFGGDHVYAQFYARVEEVRDRVRAAGLPHVEEGGVLAVRDPEGHVFEFRPPR, encoded by the coding sequence ATGGCTTCCCCCATCCTCGACCTCGCGGGCGTGACGCTGGAGGTCAACCACCTGCCGCGCGGGGTGCGCTTCTATACCCAGGTCCTGGGCCTGACCCTGCTGGAGCACGACGAAGGCCGGGGCGTGGCCCAGTTCCGGGTAAATGACGCGCAGACGCTGACCCTCTGGAAGCCGATCACCCGGCAGCCGAACGACCCCCGGCTCGCGCCCCTGCACGTGCGGGGGGCCTCGCACCTGCACTATGCGTGGCAGATTCAGCCCCACGAGCTGGACCGCTGCAAGGCCCTGCTGGACGAGCACGGCCTGGGCTGGCAGGAGATCGACCTCGGCACCCCCGAGCGGCCCGATCCCACCGTCTATTTCTTCGACCCCTTCGGGCACGGGCTGGAGCTGCGCGGGGTGGACCTCGCGGACGGGCGGCAACCGGCCTACCCCCCCACGCCGGGGGACGGCGAGCGTGGCCCCCACGCCCTCCCGGTCCTGGGGCTGCGCGAGGTGGCGCTCGCCTTCGGGGACTACCCGGCGATGAAGGAGCGGCTGCCCCGCGCTTACGGCTTCGCCTTCGCCAAGGAGCAACCGGACCGGGATTTCGCCCAGTTCACCCTGGGGCCGGACCCCGAACCCGACGGCAACGGCACGCCCCGGCGCTGGCTGTATGCCTGGGACCCGCAGGTGGGACTGGCCGACATGTTCGGCGGCGACCATGTCTACGCCCAGTTCTATGCGCGGGTGGAGGAGGTGCGTGACCGGGTGCGGGCCGCCGGGCTGCCCCATGTGGAGGAAGGCGGCGTTCTCGCCGTGCGCGACCCGGAGGGCCACGTGTTCGAGTTCCGGCCGCCGCGCTAG
- a CDS encoding GAF domain-containing protein, with translation MTPVPDALPAALARWLDFADDAVFVVDGDGRILYANALTGQLAGQDPAALAGRVLERDFAGNFSPRWAEFRDRARQTGKPTEYEAPSPLLGGWVRVRVVPHGHTLAVQLRDVTPLRRAEALQDLSAALAGAHTPADVLGALLRGAVAGAGAAGGEIVAGEGGWPRTTVGNPLPESDLPAEARRTRQPVFRSGTPVPLAALPLCVEDEVWGVLTLAFGAGEQRRFGPPERAFLAALVQQGAQALGRLRAEERLARQAEVLNTLGRVGPSIAAELDLGRLMQAVTDAGVALSGAEYGALFYNPSGAESFPLYTLSGAPREAFAAFPPPRPTQVFGPTLTGQAVVRSGDITQDPRFGHNAPYRGMPPGHLPVRSYLAVPVVSRSGTVLGGLFFGHAEPDHFDERAEHLLVGLAAQAAVALDNAQLYQEVQEERARLEGRVAERTRELAEQATALKAFVRFTEAVGTRTDVHSLAREALVVFRSFFAECSAAYYEREGELWRARVWTDDIAPEVVASITGGIPLEAPAFAEAARTREPVFVDGWDAGEQQVAETEEYGTVALYPLAVGPEVPGMLAVGLKTEGRWSERGRAIVSSAGRSLALSLERADSARQLAAQRDALEARTRALEAFADLSRDLTLEADAGLLIRRAQEIMLSLLPDGYSVYWEPEERLWVKRSQVGDLRSEALQRELDGGLPLRETPTMWVPYQTGEPLYQDTYDGDRDGLGEQVDHIAAVASLPVRVAGVVQGVIVVGLFGGRRWTGTDRAVLDTVARSLSLTLEGADKARALQRRTADLERSNAELERFAYVASHDLQEPLRTIASFTELIVRRHAESLDPQGRRYLDFVVRGAERMKSLIDDLLVFSRLNAVQEPLMPVPSAEPLAEALGRLHGATEAAGAQVVTGELPTVLGAPGELTQLFQNLIGNAVKFRREGVAPVVEVRAVPDGDFWHFTVRDNGIGFEPQYAERVFQMFQRLNLRERYEGTGMGLAIVRKIVERHGGRVWAEGEPGVGSTFHFTLRGRGE, from the coding sequence GTGACCCCCGTGCCGGACGCCCTGCCCGCTGCCCTCGCCCGCTGGCTGGACTTCGCGGACGACGCCGTGTTTGTCGTGGACGGAGACGGCCGCATCCTGTATGCCAACGCGCTGACCGGGCAGCTCGCCGGGCAGGACCCCGCCGCGCTGGCAGGCCGGGTGCTGGAGCGCGACTTCGCGGGGAACTTCAGCCCGCGCTGGGCCGAGTTCCGGGACCGCGCCCGGCAGACGGGCAAGCCCACCGAGTACGAGGCCCCCAGCCCGCTGCTGGGCGGGTGGGTGCGGGTGCGGGTGGTGCCGCACGGGCACACGCTCGCCGTGCAACTGCGCGACGTGACGCCCCTGCGCCGCGCCGAGGCCCTGCAAGATCTCAGCGCGGCCCTGGCCGGGGCGCACACGCCCGCCGACGTGCTGGGGGCGCTGCTGCGGGGGGCGGTGGCGGGGGCCGGGGCGGCCGGGGGAGAGATCGTGGCCGGGGAGGGCGGCTGGCCCCGGACCACGGTGGGCAACCCGCTGCCCGAGTCCGACCTCCCCGCCGAGGCCCGGCGGACACGGCAGCCCGTCTTCCGCTCCGGAACCCCGGTCCCCCTCGCCGCCCTGCCGCTGTGCGTGGAAGACGAGGTCTGGGGGGTGTTGACCCTGGCGTTCGGGGCGGGCGAGCAGCGCCGTTTCGGGCCGCCCGAGCGGGCCTTTCTGGCCGCGCTGGTGCAGCAGGGTGCCCAGGCGCTGGGCCGCCTGCGGGCGGAAGAACGGCTGGCCCGGCAGGCGGAGGTGCTGAACACCCTGGGCCGGGTGGGGCCGTCCATCGCCGCCGAACTCGACCTCGGGCGGCTGATGCAGGCCGTGACTGACGCGGGGGTGGCCCTCAGTGGGGCCGAGTACGGAGCGCTGTTCTACAACCCGTCCGGCGCCGAGTCCTTTCCCCTATACACGCTGTCGGGGGCGCCCCGCGAGGCTTTTGCCGCCTTTCCCCCGCCGCGCCCGACGCAGGTGTTCGGGCCGACCCTAACCGGGCAGGCCGTGGTGCGCTCGGGGGACATCACCCAGGACCCGCGCTTCGGGCACAACGCCCCCTACCGGGGCATGCCGCCGGGGCACCTGCCGGTGCGCAGCTACCTCGCCGTGCCCGTGGTGTCGCGCTCGGGAACCGTGCTGGGGGGGCTGTTCTTCGGGCACGCGGAGCCGGACCACTTCGACGAGCGGGCCGAGCATCTGCTGGTAGGGCTGGCGGCGCAGGCGGCGGTGGCCCTCGACAACGCGCAGCTCTATCAGGAGGTGCAGGAGGAACGCGCCCGGCTGGAGGGCCGCGTGGCCGAGCGCACCCGCGAACTCGCCGAGCAGGCCACGGCGCTTAAAGCCTTCGTGCGGTTTACCGAGGCGGTGGGCACCCGCACCGACGTGCACAGCCTCGCGCGGGAGGCGCTGGTCGTCTTCCGCTCCTTTTTCGCCGAATGCAGCGCGGCCTACTACGAGCGCGAGGGCGAGCTGTGGCGTGCCCGCGTCTGGACCGACGACATCGCCCCGGAGGTGGTGGCCTCCATCACAGGGGGGATTCCGCTGGAAGCCCCCGCTTTCGCCGAGGCCGCCCGCACCCGCGAGCCCGTCTTCGTGGACGGCTGGGACGCGGGCGAGCAGCAGGTCGCCGAAACCGAGGAGTACGGCACGGTCGCCCTCTACCCGCTGGCGGTGGGGCCGGAGGTGCCGGGGATGCTCGCGGTGGGCCTCAAGACCGAGGGCCGGTGGTCCGAGCGCGGGCGGGCCATCGTGAGTTCGGCCGGGCGCAGCCTCGCCCTGTCGCTGGAGCGGGCCGACAGCGCCCGGCAACTCGCCGCGCAGCGCGACGCCCTCGAGGCCCGCACCCGCGCCCTGGAAGCTTTCGCCGACCTCTCGCGCGACCTCACCCTGGAGGCCGACGCGGGGCTGCTGATTCGCCGGGCACAGGAGATCATGCTCTCGCTGCTCCCGGACGGCTACTCGGTGTACTGGGAGCCGGAGGAACGTCTGTGGGTGAAGCGCTCGCAGGTGGGCGACCTGCGCAGCGAGGCCCTGCAACGCGAGCTCGACGGCGGGCTGCCGCTGCGGGAGACGCCGACGATGTGGGTGCCTTACCAGACGGGCGAGCCGCTCTACCAGGACACCTACGACGGTGACCGCGACGGGCTGGGCGAGCAGGTGGACCACATCGCGGCGGTGGCCTCGCTGCCCGTGCGGGTGGCGGGCGTGGTGCAGGGGGTGATCGTGGTGGGCCTGTTCGGGGGGCGGCGCTGGACCGGGACCGACCGGGCGGTGCTCGACACCGTGGCCCGCAGCCTCAGCCTGACCCTGGAGGGGGCCGACAAGGCGCGTGCCCTCCAGCGGCGCACCGCCGACCTCGAGCGCAGCAATGCCGAACTCGAACGCTTCGCCTACGTCGCCTCGCACGACCTGCAAGAGCCGCTGCGGACCATCGCCAGCTTCACCGAGCTGATCGTGCGGCGGCACGCGGAGAGCCTCGACCCCCAGGGCCGCCGCTACCTCGACTTCGTGGTCCGGGGCGCCGAGCGGATGAAGAGCCTGATCGACGACCTCCTCGTTTTCTCGCGCCTGAACGCGGTGCAAGAACCGCTGATGCCCGTACCCAGCGCCGAGCCGCTCGCGGAAGCGCTGGGCCGTCTGCACGGCGCCACCGAGGCGGCCGGGGCGCAGGTTGTGACCGGCGAGCTGCCCACCGTGCTGGGAGCGCCGGGCGAGTTGACGCAACTGTTCCAGAACCTGATCGGCAATGCGGTCAAGTTCCGCCGCGAGGGCGTGGCCCCCGTCGTGGAGGTCCGCGCCGTTCCCGACGGCGACTTCTGGCACTTCACGGTGCGCGACAACGGCATCGGCTTCGAGCCGCAGTACGCCGAGCGCGTCTTCCAGATGTTCCAGCGCCTCAACCTGCGCGAGCGCTACGAGGGCACCGGCATGGGTCTCGCCATCGTGCGCAAGATCGTGGAGCGTCACGGGGGCCGCGTCTGGGCCGAGGGCGAGCCGGGGGTAGGCAGCACCTTCCACTTCACGCTGCGTGGGCGAGGGGAGTAG
- the cas2e gene encoding type I-E CRISPR-associated endoribonuclease Cas2e codes for MTLEAVPESLRGELSRWLIEVQPGVYVGNASALVRDLLWDKAVGHTRRGRCTQVYRANNEQGFVIRTHGDVTRRVVDLDGYQLVAVRNARYAELAQEYNPPEDDDKL; via the coding sequence ATGACTCTTGAGGCCGTGCCCGAGAGCCTGCGCGGCGAACTCTCGCGCTGGCTGATCGAGGTGCAGCCGGGCGTGTACGTGGGCAACGCCTCGGCGCTGGTGCGCGATCTATTGTGGGACAAAGCTGTGGGGCATACCCGCCGTGGCCGCTGCACCCAGGTCTACCGGGCGAACAACGAGCAGGGCTTTGTGATTCGCACCCACGGGGACGTGACCCGCCGGGTAGTTGACCTCGACGGATACCAGCTCGTTGCCGTCCGCAATGCCCGCTATGCAGAATTGGCCCAGGAGTACAACCCTCCAGAGGACGATGACAAATTGTGA